In one Antennarius striatus isolate MH-2024 chromosome 15, ASM4005453v1, whole genome shotgun sequence genomic region, the following are encoded:
- the LOC137608373 gene encoding sodium- and chloride-dependent GABA transporter 3-like, with translation MDRQRRRDERQRRAEDRGQWASKTEYLLVVAGNVVGLGNVWRFPYLCYKNGGGAFLVPYVLLAVLYGVPLFLLETSIGQYTQEGFLTCWTKLCPLAQGVGYGHMIIKLFDSSFIIIQAWALFYLIFSFSSQLPWATCENTWNTDNCLSLQTSDSNSINQTMLKNTTSAAVEFWERRVLGMSGGIEELGSVRWELALCLLACWVFCYFSIWKSVRSSGKVAYVTATFPYVMLTILLIRGATLPGAVDGIYYYLYPDINHLANLEVWIEAGSQIIFSYSLTIGTLSVLGSYNDYNNNCYKDCLWLSLLNSGTSFVAGFVIFSVLGFMAHSQGVTVDVVVESGPGLAFIAYPQATALMPLPQFWTVCFFLMLLFLSIDTHFVSVECFITSLTDLYPKLLQRREIFVLCMCLAFFIIHLVLVTEGGIYVFQLLDYYASTRACQYFMALAECVALSWGFGADRIMNIIEDMTGQKPNVFFKLCWKYIVPLLSMISFILYLVEYTHLKFNDWYVYPDWAYALGWTMMLSSVLMVPLWAAGRILVTVRRSTQHLSTLWHPAEEPTLQRKRTGGDNTTLELVTTAATP, from the exons ATGGACAGACAAAGAAGAAGGGATGAAAGGCAGAGGAGGGCCGAGGACAGAGGACAGTGGgccagtaaaacagaatatctTCTAGTTGTTGCTGGAAATGTTGTTGGTCTGGGAAACGTGTGGAGATTTCCTTACCTGTGCTACAAGAATGGTGGAG GTGCCTTTCTTGTACCATATGTTTTGCTTGCTGTCTTGTATGGGGTGCCTTTGTTCCTACTGGAGACCTCCATTGGTCAATACACCCAGGAAGGATTTCTCACCTGCTGGACAAAGTTATGTCCATTGGCACAAG GAGTTGGATATGgacatatgatcatcaaactgTTTGACTCAAGCTTCATTATAATTCAAGCCTGGGCTCTCTTCTACCTGATattctccttcagctcccagCTCCCCTGGGCCACCTGTGAGAACACCTGGAATACAG ATAACTGTCTGAGTCTCCAGACTTCGGATTCTAACTCGATAAATCAGACCATGCTGAAGAACAccacctctgctgctgttgaGTTCTGGGA ACGGCGAGTGCTTGGCATGTCTGGAGGCATTGAGGAGCTGGGCAGTGTGAGATGGGAGCTGGCCTTGTGTCTTCTGGCCTGCTGGGTTTTCTGTTACTTCAGTATCTGGAAAAGTGTCAGATCATCTGGAAAG GTAGCATACGTCACAGCCACGTTCCCATATGTGATGCTCAccatcctgctcatcagaggaGCCACTCTACCTGGTGCTGTAGATGGGATCTACTACTATCTGTATCCAGACATAAACCATCTAGCAAACCTCGAG GTATGGATAGAGGCAGGATCTCAAATAATCTTCTCCTACAGTCTGACGATAGGGACACTATCTGTCCTTGGTAGCTATAATGACTACAACAACAACTGCTACAA GGACTGTTTGTGGCTCAGTTTGCTGAATAGTGGGACCAGTTTTGTTGCCGGATTTGTCATCTTCTCTGTGCTTGGATTCATGGCTCACTCACAGGGGGTAACTGTGGATGTAGTCGTTGAGTCAG GTCCAGGTCTAGCCTTCATAGCTTACCCTCAGGCCACAGCTCTGATGCCGTTGCCACAATTCTGGACAGTCTGTTTTTTCCTGATGCTTCTTTTCCTCAGCATTGACACACAT ttcgTATCAGTCGAGTGTTTCATCACCTCATTAACGGACTTGTATCCTAAATTATTGCAAAGACGTGAAATCTTTgttttgtgcatgtgtttggCCTTCTTCATCATACATCTGGTGTTGGTCACTGAG GGAGGGATTTACGTCTTCCAGCTTCTTGATTATTACGCCTCTACAAGAGCTTGTCAGTATTTCATGGCTTTAGCTGAGTGTGTGGCACTGTCCTGGGGTTTTG GTGCTGATCGCATTATGAACATCATTGAGGACATGACAGGACAGAAACCAAACGTTTTCTTCAAATTGTGCTGGAAATACATCGTTCCTCTGCTGTCTATG ATTTCCTTCATCTTGTACCTGGTTGAGTACACTCACCTTAAGTTTAACGACTGGTACGTTTACCCTGACTGGGCGTACGCACTGGGGTGGACCATGATGCTGTCATCCGTTCTTATGGTGCCACTTTGGGCAGCAGGAAGGATCCTTGTGACAGTAAGGAGGTCCACACAG CATTTATCCACCCTTTGGCATCCTGCTGAAGAGCCCACCTTGCAGAGAAAAAGAACTGGAGGGGACAATACAACTCTTGAACTTGTGACAACTGCAGCGACACCTTAA